One Caulobacter segnis genomic window carries:
- a CDS encoding TrmH family RNA methyltransferase, with amino-acid sequence MPLFRVVTDPDDPAVAPFRAIKERDLVGREGLFIAEGETVLRAFARDAPERVVSLLIDPKRKDKLAEVFAGLPDETPVHFADQAVLDAIAGFHLHRGVLAVGRKPEPTSARDLLAGLPGRAVVLVLCGVANHDNIGGIYRNAAAFGADAVILDADCCDPLYRKAIRVSVGAVLSVPTARLERGEDIADLLAATGFEGLALSPSATEILANLKPAPRTAVLLGAEGPGLTPEVMARARTIGIPMANGFDSLNVATTSGIVLHHLRFAGS; translated from the coding sequence TTGCCGCTGTTCCGCGTCGTCACCGACCCCGACGATCCCGCCGTCGCCCCGTTCCGGGCGATCAAGGAGCGCGACCTGGTCGGGCGAGAGGGTCTGTTCATCGCAGAGGGCGAGACGGTCCTGCGGGCCTTCGCCCGCGACGCGCCTGAGCGCGTCGTGTCGCTGCTGATCGATCCCAAGCGGAAGGACAAGCTGGCCGAGGTGTTCGCGGGCCTGCCGGACGAGACGCCGGTGCACTTCGCCGACCAGGCGGTGCTGGACGCCATCGCCGGCTTCCACCTGCATCGCGGCGTGCTGGCGGTAGGCCGCAAGCCCGAGCCCACATCGGCGCGGGATCTGCTGGCCGGATTGCCGGGGAGGGCGGTGGTGCTGGTGCTGTGCGGCGTCGCCAACCACGACAACATTGGCGGCATCTATCGCAACGCCGCCGCCTTCGGGGCCGACGCGGTGATCCTCGACGCCGACTGCTGCGATCCGCTATACCGCAAGGCCATCCGGGTTTCGGTCGGAGCGGTGCTGTCGGTCCCGACGGCGCGGTTGGAGCGGGGTGAGGATATCGCCGACCTGCTGGCGGCGACCGGCTTCGAGGGTCTGGCGCTCAGTCCCTCGGCGACCGAGATCCTGGCCAACCTGAAGCCCGCGCCGCGCACGGCGGTGCTGCTGGGCGCGGAAGGGCCGGGCCTGACGCCCGAGGTCATGGCGCGTGCGCGGACCATCGGCATCCCGATGGCGAACGGCTTCGACTCGCTGAACGTCGCCACGACCAGCGGGATCGTCCTGCACCACCTTCGCTTCGCGGGAAGCTAG
- a CDS encoding MFS transporter: MAPDDGARPKVPVRANFIAAYTLAQIGAFVSFQPLLQVLLPLKAASIDHASKAVVLSQVAFYGAIVASVANLLAGAISDRTTSRFGRRRPWMVVGAVGASLAYLAIMNAKTPLALIGGVILFQLTFNLCFSALVAVMPDRVPDNQKGMVAAFLSLGNPIGTAVGAVVIGGFLVVEWQRYATISAALLLSLAPFVLRLRDPPLAKADLPPFNLRDFISGLWVSPRKHPDFALAWLGRFMVLVALSLVQCYMLYFLQDVMDYPKLFPGRRAEEGLAFLTTVSTISNVTLAMLGGMLSDRLRRRKLFAFGAAVVLAASMVVFSLSPSWPVLVAAYVVFGCGAGCFCAVDIALVTQVLPSQRDAGKDLGVINLANTLPQALAPALAVWSLGPSHENFHVFFLMAAGLALAGGLAILPIRGVR, from the coding sequence ATGGCGCCTGACGACGGAGCGCGGCCAAAGGTGCCGGTGCGCGCGAATTTCATCGCCGCCTACACCCTTGCCCAGATCGGGGCCTTCGTTTCCTTCCAACCCCTGCTGCAGGTCCTGCTGCCCCTGAAGGCAGCGTCGATCGACCATGCCTCGAAGGCGGTGGTCCTGAGCCAGGTGGCCTTCTACGGCGCCATCGTCGCCAGCGTCGCCAACCTGCTGGCGGGGGCGATCAGCGATCGCACCACCTCGCGGTTCGGCCGCCGGCGGCCCTGGATGGTGGTGGGCGCGGTCGGCGCCTCCCTGGCCTATCTGGCGATCATGAACGCCAAGACGCCGCTGGCCCTGATCGGCGGCGTGATCCTGTTCCAGCTGACCTTCAATCTATGCTTCTCGGCCCTGGTGGCGGTGATGCCCGACCGGGTGCCGGACAATCAGAAGGGCATGGTCGCGGCCTTCCTCAGCCTGGGAAATCCTATCGGCACGGCGGTCGGGGCGGTGGTGATCGGCGGCTTCCTGGTCGTCGAGTGGCAGCGCTACGCGACGATCTCGGCCGCCCTGCTGCTCAGCCTGGCGCCGTTCGTCCTGCGCCTGCGTGATCCGCCACTGGCCAAGGCGGACCTGCCGCCGTTCAATCTGAGGGATTTCATCTCGGGCCTGTGGGTCAGTCCGCGCAAGCACCCCGACTTCGCCCTGGCGTGGCTGGGGCGGTTCATGGTGCTGGTCGCCCTGAGCCTGGTGCAGTGCTACATGCTCTACTTCCTCCAGGACGTGATGGACTATCCGAAGCTGTTCCCCGGCCGTCGCGCCGAGGAGGGGCTGGCGTTCCTGACGACCGTCTCGACCATCTCCAACGTCACGCTGGCCATGCTTGGGGGGATGCTGTCGGACCGGCTGCGGCGCCGGAAGCTGTTCGCCTTCGGGGCGGCCGTGGTCCTGGCCGCGTCGATGGTGGTGTTCTCGCTGTCGCCCAGCTGGCCGGTGCTGGTGGCGGCCTATGTGGTGTTCGGCTGCGGGGCGGGGTGCTTCTGCGCCGTCGACATCGCCCTGGTGACCCAAGTGCTGCCCTCGCAGCGCGACGCGGGCAAGGACCTGGGGGTGATCAACCTGGCCAACACGCTGCCCCAGGCCTTGGCGCCGGCCCTGGCCGTCTGGAGCCTGGGACCCAGCCACGAGAACTTCCACGTTTTCTTCCTGATGGCGGCGGGGCTGGCCCTGGCTGGCGGTCTGGCGATCCTGCCGATACGAGGGGTGCGCTAG
- a CDS encoding LacI family DNA-binding transcriptional regulator: MASVTIYDVAAKAGVSIKTVSRVMNKEPNVRPAMRDRVLEAAGELGYSPNLSARSLAGSRSFVVAVFVDAALTIDHWQSERGADYLSRIQLGATLVCREAGYHLLIELIDNDGPKVRQDVAAFLAALKPDGVILTPPSSDNPGVLETLDKAGTPYVRVGPERAEGLGPRVHMDDVAAAREMTQHLADLGHKRIGFIVGEPRYGASQARREGYLEAMKARGLAVADDWVRQGDFTFQSGLEQAKALLALPDRPTAIFASNDDMALGCIAAIAEAGLMTPGDVSVAGFDDSPSARFSRPQLTTVRQPVAEMSSAAAKLLIAQARSSDPPERPVDVLLPFELIHRASTAPPPN; the protein is encoded by the coding sequence ATGGCATCGGTGACGATTTACGACGTCGCCGCGAAGGCGGGCGTCTCCATCAAGACCGTGTCACGGGTGATGAACAAGGAGCCGAACGTTCGGCCCGCCATGCGCGACCGCGTCCTGGAGGCCGCCGGCGAGCTCGGCTACAGCCCCAACCTGTCGGCGCGCAGCCTGGCCGGCTCGCGTTCGTTCGTGGTCGCCGTCTTCGTCGACGCGGCCCTGACCATCGACCACTGGCAGAGCGAGCGCGGCGCGGACTACCTGTCCCGCATCCAGCTGGGCGCGACCCTGGTCTGCCGCGAGGCCGGCTATCACCTGTTGATCGAGCTGATCGACAACGACGGTCCGAAGGTCCGCCAGGACGTGGCCGCCTTCCTGGCCGCCCTGAAGCCGGACGGCGTGATCCTGACCCCGCCCTCCTCCGACAATCCCGGCGTGCTGGAGACGCTGGACAAGGCCGGCACGCCCTATGTCCGCGTCGGCCCCGAGCGCGCCGAGGGCCTGGGCCCGCGCGTGCACATGGACGACGTCGCCGCCGCGCGCGAGATGACCCAGCACCTGGCCGATCTCGGCCACAAGCGCATCGGCTTCATCGTCGGCGAGCCGCGCTACGGCGCCAGCCAGGCGCGGCGCGAAGGCTATCTGGAGGCGATGAAGGCGCGCGGCCTGGCCGTGGCCGACGACTGGGTGCGCCAGGGGGACTTCACCTTCCAGTCCGGGCTGGAGCAGGCCAAGGCCCTGCTGGCCCTGCCCGACCGACCAACGGCGATCTTCGCCTCCAACGACGACATGGCCCTGGGCTGCATCGCGGCGATCGCCGAGGCGGGCCTGATGACGCCGGGCGATGTCTCGGTGGCCGGGTTCGACGACAGCCCCAGCGCGCGCTTCAGCCGGCCGCAGCTGACCACCGTGCGCCAGCCGGTGGCGGAAATGTCCTCGGCGGCGGCCAAGCTGCTGATCGCGCAGGCCAGGAGCAGTGACCCGCCTGAACGGCCGGTCGACGTGCTCCTCCCCTTCGAACTGATCCACCGCGCCTCGACGGCGCCGCCGCCGAATTAG